A genomic window from Lactobacillus sp. ESL0677 includes:
- a CDS encoding SLAP domain-containing protein yields the protein MKHNRQQLTGYDRFSSKNIIKFGLIGLALTSLVGLSKQTVNAETTTATDAKTTQTATAPKAEVTNAPTKTNDADDKPVVRQKLTESFDPEEKTLVHNAFLYNQDGKRANDVIMNAGSTVETYGTTLINNRKFYNLKNQLYIAAGNIDRKTRELARDSYIYDQNGNQGLPIVLAKDQYIPTFGDPVSINGTEYYLIDQNQYIKKGDLVEINPTPQRPGDVDGLVINGVLKHKAYIYDENGKRTNQLILKIGTKCYAAISETINGKQYYEFDHGNKRILAANIDGTKRALTHNAYLYNKHGKRIGHKVLSTKSSVRTYGSSVLIKGQRYYIIDNNRYIKRANFY from the coding sequence ATGAAACATAACCGTCAACAATTAACTGGCTATGATCGTTTCTCAAGTAAAAATATTATCAAGTTCGGGTTAATCGGCTTGGCTCTTACTTCTTTAGTTGGTCTCAGTAAGCAAACTGTAAATGCGGAAACTACTACTGCCACTGATGCTAAGACAACGCAAACCGCGACTGCACCTAAGGCCGAGGTAACAAATGCTCCGACTAAGACTAACGATGCTGATGATAAACCAGTTGTTCGTCAAAAACTAACAGAATCTTTTGATCCTGAAGAAAAAACGTTAGTTCACAATGCCTTTTTGTATAATCAAGACGGCAAACGGGCCAACGATGTAATAATGAATGCTGGTTCAACTGTTGAAACTTACGGCACAACTTTAATCAATAACCGTAAGTTTTACAACTTAAAGAACCAATTATACATTGCTGCCGGAAATATTGACCGCAAAACTCGTGAACTTGCTCGCGATTCTTACATCTACGATCAAAATGGTAACCAAGGATTGCCAATTGTTTTGGCTAAAGACCAATACATCCCTACCTTTGGTGACCCTGTCAGCATCAACGGTACTGAATACTACTTGATTGACCAGAACCAATACATTAAAAAAGGTGACTTGGTCGAAATCAACCCAACACCACAACGTCCTGGCGATGTTGATGGGTTAGTCATTAATGGTGTTCTCAAGCACAAGGCTTACATTTATGACGAAAACGGCAAACGGACTAATCAACTAATTTTAAAGATTGGTACTAAGTGCTACGCTGCCATTAGCGAAACAATCAATGGCAAACAATATTACGAATTTGACCACGGTAACAAGCGTATCCTAGCAGCTAACATTGATGGTACCAAGCGGGCCTTGACTCACAATGCTTACCTATATAATAAGCACGGTAAACGGATTGGTCACAAGGTATTATCTACTAAGTCCAGTGTTCGCACTTATGGCAGCTCCGTTTTAATTAAGGGTCAACGTTACTACATCATTGACAATAACCGCTACATTAAACGAGCTAACTTTTATTAA
- a CDS encoding GntR family transcriptional regulator → MEEPMYIKIHNQIKRDIENHVYRVGSRIPAERQLALKFGVSRMTLRQAIKTLEDEGILERRLGSGTYVASQKVQEKMSGIMSFTEITHANGQTPSSKLISYHIGKPSLSEKERLNLADNEEILRMERIRYADEVPICYEVVTIPYRLIQKMSKSDISSHLYQTLAKSGYEVGQVTEHISAAVANENAARLLDARKGEALITRLQVTELTTGEPFEYTRASYVADRFEFTFSK, encoded by the coding sequence ATGGAAGAACCAATGTACATCAAAATTCATAATCAGATTAAACGCGACATTGAAAATCACGTCTATCGTGTTGGCAGCAGGATTCCTGCCGAGCGGCAGTTAGCGCTAAAGTTTGGCGTGTCCCGCATGACGCTGCGACAGGCAATTAAGACCTTAGAGGACGAGGGAATTTTAGAGCGCCGTCTTGGCAGCGGTACTTATGTTGCCAGCCAGAAGGTTCAGGAAAAAATGTCGGGCATCATGTCGTTCACCGAGATTACCCATGCTAACGGGCAGACACCATCAAGTAAATTAATTTCCTATCATATTGGTAAACCATCTTTATCAGAAAAAGAACGGTTAAACCTCGCTGATAATGAAGAAATTTTACGAATGGAACGGATTCGTTATGCCGATGAGGTGCCGATTTGTTATGAAGTGGTTACTATTCCGTATCGCTTAATTCAAAAAATGTCTAAATCTGATATTTCTTCGCACTTATATCAAACTTTGGCGAAAAGTGGCTATGAAGTTGGCCAGGTGACTGAGCATATTTCGGCTGCTGTTGCTAACGAAAATGCGGCACGCTTATTAGATGCTCGCAAGGGTGAGGCCTTAATTACAAGGTTGCAGGTGACGGAACTGACGACTGGTGAGCCGTTTGAATATACTCGGGCTAGCTATGTTGCTGATCGGTTCGAATTTACCTTTTCAAAATAA
- the tagD gene encoding glycerol-3-phosphate cytidylyltransferase gives MKKVITYGTFDLLHYGHVRLLKRAKEMGDYLIVGLSTDEFNQLQKHKESYNNYAERKYILEAIRYVDEVIPENGWEQKVSDVQKYDIDTFVMGNDWEGKFDFLKPYCKVIYLPRTPGISTSKIKEDLK, from the coding sequence ATGAAAAAAGTTATTACTTACGGCACATTCGATCTACTGCACTACGGACATGTTCGCCTGCTCAAAAGAGCAAAGGAAATGGGCGACTACTTAATTGTCGGCCTTTCAACCGATGAATTTAACCAGCTGCAAAAGCACAAGGAATCCTACAACAATTATGCCGAACGTAAATATATTTTGGAAGCCATTCGCTACGTTGACGAGGTCATCCCAGAAAATGGTTGGGAACAAAAAGTTAGTGATGTTCAAAAATACGACATTGATACCTTCGTCATGGGCAATGACTGGGAAGGTAAATTCGATTTTCTTAAACCATATTGTAAGGTCATTTATTTACCTCGCACTCCCGGTATTTCAACTAGTAAAATCAAAGAAGACTTAAAATAA
- a CDS encoding WecB/TagA/CpsF family glycosyltransferase, giving the protein MSKVNVLGIDFDNKSFTQFQNEFVGRINAHQSTFVVTANPEIVMTANENPEFMKILNFDADYITPDGIGIVKAAKMLNTPLKERVTGYDLFVWLMKLANDRNLRVYLIGAKPSVIHAIQEKIAREYSGIQLVGAENGYFNEDLEVMAYQIERTEPDLVFAALGSPRQEKLLSLLRKNLLPALMMGVGGSFDVFSGAVKRAPLFWQHAHLEWFYRLVKNPSRFKRMMVLPKFVHEIHEEKKEKK; this is encoded by the coding sequence TTGAGTAAAGTAAACGTTTTAGGGATTGACTTCGATAACAAAAGTTTCACCCAATTTCAAAATGAATTTGTTGGTCGGATTAATGCCCACCAGTCGACTTTTGTTGTTACTGCTAATCCCGAGATTGTAATGACGGCGAATGAAAATCCTGAATTTATGAAAATCTTGAATTTTGATGCTGATTACATTACACCCGATGGTATTGGAATTGTGAAGGCAGCTAAAATGTTAAACACACCGCTTAAGGAGCGGGTAACGGGCTACGATTTATTTGTATGGCTGATGAAGCTCGCTAACGATCGCAATTTGCGGGTATATTTAATTGGTGCTAAGCCGAGCGTTATTCATGCTATCCAGGAAAAAATCGCCCGCGAATATTCGGGAATTCAATTAGTTGGTGCCGAAAATGGCTATTTTAATGAAGACCTGGAAGTTATGGCTTATCAGATTGAGCGGACAGAACCTGACTTGGTGTTTGCTGCATTGGGTTCCCCACGGCAGGAGAAGCTGCTTTCACTTTTGCGGAAAAATTTGCTGCCCGCACTAATGATGGGAGTTGGCGGCAGCTTCGACGTCTTTTCGGGAGCTGTTAAGAGAGCACCATTATTTTGGCAGCACGCTCACCTTGAGTGGTTTTACCGTTTAGTTAAAAACCCAAGCCGCTTTAAAAGGATGATGGTTTTGCCTAAATTTGTTCACGAAATTCACGAAGAAAAAAAGGAAAAGAAATAA
- a CDS encoding glycosyltransferase: MKVLHVNAGLEVGGGLTHIVNLLTEAKKEGEDFTLLCLAEGPVAQAAREAGLRVAVLGINSRYDVASLGKLAAFINDGNYDIVHTHGARANLFLALIRRKLGAKWCVTVHSDPYLDFAGRGMLGKLFTAANLYALRKSDCVFAVTKNFANLLVHKAHVNQNKVHVIYNGIFFHRDSEIPAKYPEATFNIINVARVEKVKGQDLLLRALKNLDNANVHLYIAGDGSQMAALKDLVQKLDLGPQVTFQGFMTQKQLQNLYRRMDLAVLTSYSESFPLVLLEACDNLVPLLSTAVGDIEMMIPDQDSGFIAKIGNLTSITTALHQAVATPKNELEEMAIREKAYITEHFSVANQLEAIIQEYQAVIKR, encoded by the coding sequence ATGAAAGTTTTGCATGTCAACGCTGGTCTGGAAGTGGGCGGAGGGTTGACGCATATTGTTAACTTATTAACGGAAGCCAAGAAGGAGGGCGAAGATTTTACTTTGCTTTGCCTTGCCGAAGGTCCAGTTGCCCAAGCAGCACGAGAAGCAGGCTTGCGAGTTGCAGTGCTCGGAATTAATAGCCGCTACGATGTAGCTAGTCTGGGTAAACTTGCTGCCTTTATTAATGATGGCAATTATGATATTGTCCATACTCATGGGGCCCGGGCAAACTTGTTTTTGGCGCTAATTCGGCGCAAACTCGGTGCTAAGTGGTGTGTGACGGTCCATTCTGACCCTTACCTTGACTTTGCTGGTCGCGGCATGTTGGGCAAGCTGTTCACGGCTGCTAATCTTTATGCGCTTAGAAAAAGTGATTGTGTGTTTGCCGTAACCAAAAACTTTGCCAACTTACTTGTGCACAAAGCACATGTCAATCAAAATAAGGTTCATGTTATCTATAACGGTATTTTCTTTCATCGAGATAGTGAAATTCCGGCTAAATATCCCGAAGCAACATTTAATATAATTAACGTTGCGCGTGTGGAAAAGGTTAAGGGTCAGGATTTATTATTGCGAGCTTTGAAAAATTTAGATAATGCCAATGTTCATCTGTATATTGCTGGCGATGGTTCGCAAATGGCTGCGTTAAAGGATTTAGTGCAAAAGCTAGATTTGGGTCCGCAAGTGACTTTTCAAGGTTTTATGACGCAAAAGCAACTTCAAAATTTATATCGGCGGATGGACTTAGCAGTTTTGACTTCGTATTCAGAAAGTTTTCCCTTAGTTCTGCTCGAAGCCTGTGATAATCTAGTGCCACTTTTGTCTACCGCTGTTGGTGATATTGAAATGATGATTCCGGATCAAGATAGTGGTTTTATAGCTAAGATCGGGAATCTTACCTCAATTACAACTGCTTTGCATCAGGCAGTTGCTACACCTAAAAACGAATTAGAGGAAATGGCTATTCGTGAAAAAGCCTATATTACCGAACATTTTTCTGTTGCAAACCAATTAGAAGCTATTATTCAAGAATATCAGGCAGTAATTAAGCGCTAA
- a CDS encoding nicotinate phosphoribosyltransferase, whose product MFYQELDQDDSLVLHTDLYELNMMYTYFKKGIADRNAVFEAFYRTEPFGNGYSVFAGLEHVIMYLKNLKFKESDLQYLKEEVGYDDDFIDYLRHFEFKLSVRSMREGEIVFANEPLIQVEGPLAQCQLVETTILNIINFQTLLATKAARVKLAVQGDGVMEFGSRRAQEADAAIWGTRAAYIGGFDSTSNVRAGKLFGIPISGTHAHSLVEAFGSEYEGFKVYAETHKNCVFLVDTYDTVRSGVPNAIRVANEMGDKINFQGVRIDSGDLAYISKQVRKELDDAGYPNAKIFASNDLDETTITSLKMQGAKIDVWGIGTKYITAFDQPALGAVYKLVSMADEHGQMHDTLKISSNAIKVSNPGKKQVWRISANRKKKNEGDWIARSGVDPRKFDSLYMFHPHYTYINKVVTDYTAEPLLKEIFKDGKLVYDQPKLIDIKKFCAQNLDGLWDEYKRMLNPQEYPIDLSQDLYDSKMNLIKDIRQKITERNAAK is encoded by the coding sequence ATGTTTTATCAAGAATTAGATCAAGATGATTCTTTGGTTTTGCATACAGACTTGTATGAATTAAATATGATGTACACCTACTTCAAAAAGGGAATAGCTGACCGTAATGCCGTTTTTGAAGCTTTTTATCGTACTGAACCATTTGGTAACGGCTATTCAGTGTTTGCTGGACTAGAACACGTTATTATGTACTTGAAAAATTTAAAATTTAAGGAAAGTGACCTCCAATATTTAAAGGAAGAAGTTGGCTATGATGATGATTTTATAGATTATTTGCGCCACTTCGAATTTAAATTGAGCGTGCGTTCAATGCGTGAAGGCGAAATTGTCTTTGCCAATGAGCCGCTGATTCAAGTTGAGGGACCACTAGCCCAATGTCAATTAGTTGAAACGACAATTTTAAATATTATTAACTTTCAAACGCTACTGGCAACTAAAGCTGCACGAGTTAAATTGGCTGTTCAGGGTGATGGCGTGATGGAATTTGGCAGTCGGCGCGCGCAAGAAGCTGATGCTGCTATTTGGGGAACACGTGCTGCTTACATCGGTGGCTTTGACTCCACAAGTAATGTCCGTGCCGGCAAATTATTCGGCATTCCTATTTCTGGAACTCATGCCCACTCATTAGTTGAGGCCTTTGGCAGCGAGTATGAGGGCTTTAAAGTTTACGCTGAAACGCATAAAAATTGTGTTTTCTTGGTTGATACTTATGATACAGTGCGCAGCGGTGTTCCTAATGCCATTCGGGTTGCTAACGAAATGGGCGATAAGATTAATTTTCAAGGTGTGCGCATTGATTCTGGGGATCTTGCCTACATTTCTAAACAAGTACGTAAGGAATTGGATGATGCTGGTTATCCGAATGCTAAAATCTTTGCTTCTAATGACCTTGATGAAACAACGATCACCAGCTTAAAGATGCAGGGTGCTAAAATTGATGTCTGGGGTATTGGTACCAAGTACATTACTGCTTTTGATCAGCCTGCTCTTGGTGCTGTCTATAAGTTGGTATCAATGGCAGATGAGCACGGTCAGATGCATGACACGCTTAAAATTTCTTCAAATGCAATTAAGGTTTCGAATCCGGGCAAAAAGCAGGTTTGGCGGATTTCGGCTAATCGGAAAAAGAAGAATGAGGGCGACTGGATAGCTCGCAGCGGTGTTGATCCGCGCAAATTTGATTCACTGTACATGTTTCACCCGCACTACACCTATATCAATAAGGTTGTGACTGATTATACGGCTGAGCCGCTATTGAAGGAAATTTTCAAGGATGGCAAGCTTGTTTATGACCAGCCTAAATTAATCGACATTAAAAAATTCTGCGCCCAAAATCTTGATGGCCTGTGGGATGAATACAAACGGATGCTTAATCCGCAGGAATATCCGATTGACTTGTCACAAGACTTGTATGACAGCAAGATGAATTTGATTAAAGATATTCGTCAAAAAATTACCGAAAGGAATGCAGCTAAATGA
- the nadE gene encoding ammonia-dependent NAD(+) synthetase, which translates to MRPLQKEIIAYEHVLPEIDPQTEIRRSVDFLKDYLKANPFLKSYVLGISGGQDSTLTGKLTQMAINELRAETGDSSYQFIAVRLPYGVQADAQDAADAVAFQRPDQDLIVNIKSSVDATVASLEAAGQTITDFNKGNIKARERMIVQYAIAGAHNGAVVGTDHAAENFSGFYTKYGDGAADVTPLFRLDKRQGKQMLEVLGCPKHLYLKTPTADLEEDRPSLPDEKVLGVTYDEVDDYLEGRTVSEAAAKQIEALWLKSEHKRHLPVTVFDDFYQK; encoded by the coding sequence ATGAGACCACTGCAAAAAGAAATAATTGCTTACGAGCACGTGTTACCAGAGATTGACCCACAAACAGAAATTAGACGGTCCGTTGACTTCCTAAAAGATTATTTAAAGGCTAATCCCTTTTTAAAATCTTATGTGCTAGGTATTTCTGGTGGCCAAGATTCTACTTTAACGGGAAAATTAACGCAGATGGCAATTAATGAATTGCGCGCCGAAACTGGCGATAGTTCTTACCAATTTATTGCTGTGCGCCTGCCTTATGGCGTTCAAGCTGATGCCCAAGATGCCGCTGATGCTGTGGCTTTTCAGCGGCCAGATCAGGACTTGATTGTTAATATTAAATCAAGTGTTGATGCGACGGTTGCGAGTTTAGAAGCAGCTGGCCAGACAATTACGGATTTCAATAAGGGCAACATTAAAGCGCGGGAACGGATGATTGTCCAGTATGCAATTGCTGGCGCTCATAATGGTGCTGTAGTCGGTACCGATCATGCTGCCGAAAACTTTAGCGGTTTTTATACCAAGTATGGTGATGGTGCTGCGGATGTTACGCCGTTGTTCCGGTTAGATAAGCGGCAAGGTAAGCAGATGCTTGAGGTATTGGGTTGTCCTAAGCACCTTTATCTCAAAACGCCAACTGCTGATTTGGAGGAAGACCGCCCATCCTTACCTGATGAAAAGGTGCTCGGTGTTACTTATGATGAAGTCGATGATTACTTAGAAGGCCGCACGGTTTCAGAAGCTGCTGCAAAGCAGATTGAAGCATTATGGTTAAAGAGCGAACATAAACGGCACTTGCCGGTAACTGTGTTCGATGATTTTTATCAAAAATAA
- a CDS encoding histidine phosphatase family protein produces the protein MKELYLMRHGETVFNKRKLIQGAVDSPLTADGIKMAQKMGAYLKKQGLTFDHAYTSTQERASDTLELVTKQPYERLKGLKEWDFGLFEAQPQYLLPKFTFKDPAEASFFVPYGGESTQQVMARMQKTLSEIMARPKHQRVLVVSHGLAMWMFLANFMSFAEMAEKVKDMPNCCVLRLGYDAGKFTFEQMIDVCNLSE, from the coding sequence ATGAAAGAACTTTACTTGATGCGTCATGGTGAAACTGTATTTAACAAGCGCAAGTTAATTCAAGGAGCTGTTGACTCGCCTTTAACGGCAGACGGCATTAAAATGGCACAAAAAATGGGCGCATACTTGAAAAAACAAGGCTTAACCTTTGATCATGCGTATACATCAACGCAAGAGCGGGCAAGCGATACACTGGAACTAGTGACTAAGCAGCCTTATGAGCGGTTAAAGGGACTCAAAGAATGGGATTTTGGCTTGTTTGAAGCGCAACCGCAATACCTGTTGCCCAAGTTTACTTTTAAAGATCCAGCCGAAGCCAGTTTTTTTGTACCGTACGGTGGTGAGTCAACGCAGCAGGTGATGGCGCGAATGCAAAAGACGCTTAGTGAGATTATGGCTCGTCCCAAGCATCAGCGAGTGTTAGTGGTTAGTCATGGATTAGCGATGTGGATGTTTTTGGCTAATTTTATGTCGTTTGCAGAAATGGCAGAAAAAGTTAAGGATATGCCTAATTGTTGTGTCTTGCGACTTGGATATGATGCTGGCAAATTTACATTTGAGCAGATGATCGATGTGTGTAATTTATCAGAATAG
- a CDS encoding LLM class flavin-dependent oxidoreductase, protein MVRINDELIFGLDSFGDVPDDPATKQPVTYDKALQQIIKEAKLADDLGIDVIALGEHHRPEYAISSPEIMLAAIASVTKRIKLSTGVTVLSSDDPVRVYERFATLDNISGGRAQIMLGRGSFTESFPLFGYDLNDYNELFEEKVAMFNELREGKPVTWESEYTQDLNNVEIYPKITGHKLDTYIGVGGTPSSVIRAAHYGFPVIMAIIGGDPARFRPYVDLYNAAAAQYHNPQYPLGMHSHGVIAETDEEAYEIGWKYLRRSMDRIGADRNWPPMTKEHFDYEIQTGSYYIGTPEHVAHKIADKMTQVGVKRFDFIYGAGGQTAAMRENILRLYGQKVVPMVKDLLNSGTYQFK, encoded by the coding sequence ATGGTACGAATAAATGACGAATTAATTTTTGGCTTGGATTCGTTTGGCGATGTGCCGGATGATCCCGCAACTAAACAGCCGGTGACTTACGATAAGGCCCTCCAGCAAATTATCAAGGAGGCTAAGTTAGCAGATGACTTGGGCATTGACGTAATTGCTTTGGGTGAACATCACCGACCAGAATATGCTATTTCTAGTCCCGAAATTATGTTGGCAGCGATTGCTAGTGTGACTAAGAGAATTAAGCTGAGTACTGGGGTAACGGTTTTAAGTTCAGATGACCCAGTGCGCGTTTATGAGCGGTTTGCAACTTTGGATAATATTTCGGGTGGCCGTGCTCAAATCATGCTTGGTCGCGGTTCGTTTACTGAATCATTTCCGTTATTTGGCTATGACTTAAATGATTATAACGAATTATTTGAAGAAAAAGTTGCTATGTTTAACGAGTTGCGTGAGGGTAAGCCGGTAACCTGGGAAAGTGAATACACCCAGGACTTAAATAATGTCGAAATTTATCCTAAGATTACGGGACATAAGCTAGATACTTACATTGGCGTTGGCGGCACGCCAAGTTCTGTTATTCGGGCAGCACACTATGGTTTTCCAGTAATTATGGCAATTATTGGTGGTGATCCAGCAAGATTTCGGCCTTATGTTGACTTATATAATGCCGCAGCTGCGCAATATCATAATCCGCAATATCCGTTGGGGATGCATTCACACGGAGTAATCGCAGAAACTGATGAAGAAGCGTATGAGATTGGCTGGAAATATTTGCGGCGCTCAATGGATCGGATTGGTGCCGATCGTAATTGGCCGCCGATGACCAAGGAACACTTTGATTATGAAATCCAAACGGGTTCTTACTATATTGGTACCCCTGAGCATGTTGCTCATAAGATTGCCGACAAAATGACGCAAGTTGGTGTTAAACGATTTGACTTTATTTATGGTGCTGGGGGTCAAACTGCTGCTATGCGAGAGAACATTTTACGTTTATATGGACAAAAGGTTGTGCCGATGGTGAAGGATTTGCTTAATTCTGGCACTTATCAATTCAAATAA
- a CDS encoding histidine phosphatase family protein produces MKNLYLMRHGETIFNQRKLVQGAVDSPLTAAGIKDAVKMGAYLKEKSLTFDHAFASTQERASDTLELVTKQPYERLKGLKEWNFGLFEAQPEYLLPKFVFTDATQANFFVPYGGEAAMQVMDRMDKTINQIMAKSDNQRILVVSHGAAILMFLVKWMTSTEVVKIKDLPNCSVLHFTYDAATGKFIFVEMFEPHKL; encoded by the coding sequence ATGAAAAATTTATATTTAATGCGTCATGGCGAAACAATTTTTAATCAACGCAAGTTAGTTCAAGGTGCAGTTGATTCACCGTTAACTGCAGCTGGAATTAAGGATGCCGTTAAAATGGGCGCGTACCTTAAAGAGAAAAGCTTAACATTTGATCATGCATTTGCCTCAACGCAAGAGCGAGCAAGTGATACTTTGGAATTAGTGACTAAGCAGCCGTATGAGCGGTTAAAGGGGCTAAAGGAATGGAATTTTGGCTTGTTTGAGGCTCAGCCAGAATATTTACTGCCTAAATTTGTCTTTACTGATGCCACCCAAGCCAACTTTTTTGTTCCTTATGGTGGTGAAGCAGCAATGCAGGTCATGGACAGAATGGATAAGACAATTAACCAAATTATGGCGAAGTCTGATAATCAACGGATATTGGTAGTTAGTCATGGTGCGGCTATTTTAATGTTTTTAGTTAAGTGGATGACAAGCACAGAAGTAGTTAAAATTAAGGATTTGCCTAATTGCAGCGTGCTACATTTTACTTATGATGCGGCTACTGGCAAGTTTATTTTTGTGGAAATGTTTGAGCCACACAAATTATAG
- a CDS encoding SLAP domain-containing protein, which translates to MKKSKKMLALLSAALLVTGWTGINNFNHAQTVNASQTTKLQLAHKSRVYNKKGQKLWYYQGHSALLSTKKTVKVSEKPKAITDPRTKRYSFHDKDWNWFSLPYKTIKGKLYYNIGHGGYIKAGNVSLVNGYEVLANQAIVTITKKMFNKDAKTIYVYDVKQEKFVKQNFKLGQKITIDSEADGDEMQMTDADEYANLYHIKGTNQFLCQYHDEDDETVGTTYINASLLPYGKFMHVLVTQDTNLYTEKGEKAIQIVSTKNDSHKVEELVDKKGAEKAVVKELYLRLPGQEKPELFYQLQYNYRYIYNKNEFDLIKAADVKYIYGPQLQIDNTPEAALNGQQLLTTADKSELQALVDQAPDIEKCYHDNPNLVNGYAEQYLQRIEQAKYILESRISNKFDVAKESAILQNLINEMKLPQNQDGKWDAPKSN; encoded by the coding sequence ATGAAGAAAAGCAAAAAAATGTTGGCGTTACTGTCTGCTGCATTATTAGTAACTGGTTGGACGGGAATTAATAATTTTAATCATGCTCAAACTGTTAATGCTAGTCAGACAACTAAATTGCAATTAGCTCATAAGTCACGTGTTTATAATAAGAAGGGGCAAAAATTATGGTACTACCAAGGTCATAGTGCTCTTCTTTCTACTAAGAAAACCGTGAAAGTTTCGGAAAAGCCTAAAGCGATTACTGATCCAAGAACTAAGCGTTATTCTTTTCATGATAAGGATTGGAACTGGTTTTCTTTACCTTATAAAACAATTAAGGGCAAGCTGTATTATAATATCGGTCATGGTGGTTATATCAAGGCTGGCAATGTGTCCTTAGTTAATGGCTATGAAGTTTTAGCTAATCAGGCAATCGTGACCATTACTAAGAAAATGTTTAATAAAGATGCTAAGACGATTTATGTTTATGATGTCAAGCAGGAAAAGTTTGTTAAGCAGAACTTTAAACTAGGACAAAAGATAACGATTGATTCAGAAGCTGATGGTGATGAAATGCAGATGACCGACGCGGATGAATATGCTAATTTGTATCATATTAAAGGTACCAATCAATTTCTCTGCCAATATCATGATGAGGATGATGAGACTGTAGGCACGACATATATTAATGCTAGTTTGCTACCTTATGGAAAATTCATGCATGTTCTTGTTACTCAGGATACAAATCTTTATACCGAAAAAGGTGAAAAAGCTATCCAAATAGTTAGTACTAAGAATGATTCCCATAAAGTTGAAGAATTAGTCGATAAAAAGGGTGCTGAAAAAGCAGTAGTTAAGGAACTGTATTTACGTTTACCGGGTCAAGAAAAGCCAGAATTATTTTATCAGTTACAATATAATTACCGGTATATTTATAATAAAAATGAATTTGATCTAATTAAGGCAGCTGATGTGAAATATATTTATGGTCCCCAATTACAGATTGATAATACTCCTGAGGCAGCGCTTAATGGGCAGCAGTTACTGACAACTGCAGATAAGTCAGAATTGCAGGCACTGGTTGACCAAGCACCAGATATTGAAAAATGCTATCATGATAACCCTAATTTAGTTAATGGCTATGCTGAGCAATATCTTCAAAGGATAGAGCAAGCAAAGTATATTTTAGAATCACGAATTAGTAATAAGTTTGATGTTGCCAAAGAATCTGCTATTTTACAGAATTTGATTAATGAAATGAAATTGCCACAGAATCAAGATGGTAAGTGGGACGCACCTAAGTCTAATTAA